One genomic region from Xylocopa sonorina isolate GNS202 chromosome 8, iyXylSono1_principal, whole genome shotgun sequence encodes:
- the Dock gene encoding SH2/SH3 adaptor protein dock isoform X1, whose amino-acid sequence MAAMKHGKTSQDDVCYVVAKYDYGAQGAQELDLRKNERYLLLDDSKHWWRVQSARGQAGYVPSNYVKKEKPSLFDSIKKKVKKGSGSKTLPSSNSPSRAVESPIMARRLPADPSEAIGTAVVKYNYQAQQADELSLVKGTRILILEKSNDGWWRGQSGTQAGWFPSNYTQEEGDADDTLHTYAMAENVLDIVVALYSFSSNNDQELSFEKGDRLEILDRPPADPEWYKARNSQGQIGLVPRNYLQELSEYLTQPYRERGMTSSEISTGDSLERRPDPGDRPHLVGKPWYYGSISRSQCDTLLNQHGHDGDFLIRDSETNVGDYSVSLKAPGRNKHFRVHVEGALYCIGQRKFHTLDQLVDHYQRAPIYTNKQGEKLYLVRPLPKSNPSSNGC is encoded by the exons ATGGCAGCCATGAAGCATG GCAAGACAAGTCAAGACGACGTATGTTATGTTGTCGCCAAATACGACTACGGAGCACAAGGTGCTCAGGAGTTAGATTTACGTAAAAATGAACGTTACTTGCTTCTTGATGATTCTAAACACTGGTGGAGAGTACAAAGTGCGAGAGGCCAAGCTGGCTATGTGCCAAGTAACTATGTCAAGAAAGAAAAACCATCCCTTTTTGATAGTATTAAAAAGAAAGTCAAAAAGGGATCTGGTTCAAAAACTCTGCCATCTAGTAATTCACCATCTAGAGCTGTGGAATCTCCTATTATGGCTAGGCGTTTGCCTGCCGATCCGAGCGAGGCAATAGGCACCGCAGTTGTCAAATATAATTATCAAGCACAACAAGCAGATGAATTATCACTCGTCAAAGGCACTAGAATCTTAATATTAGAAAAGAGCAATGATGGTTGGTGGAGAGGTCAAAGTGGTACGCAAGCAGGCTGGTTTCCATCAAATTATACTCAAGAAGAAGGGGATGCAGATGATACCCTTCATACGTATGCAATGGCAGAAAATGTTCTCGATATTGTTGTGGCACTTTACTCATTTTCTTCCAACAATGATCAAGAACTATCCTTTGAGAAAGGTGATCGTTTAGAAATCCTTGACCGTCCACCGGCAGATCCTGAATGGTATAAAGCAAGAAACAGTCAAGGGCAAATAGGTTTAGTGCCTCGTAATTACCTTCAAGAACTCAGCGAATATTTAACACAACCATATCGTGAAAGAGGAATGACAAGTAGTGAGATTAGTACAGGAGATTCCCTTGAGAGAAGGCCAGACCCTGGTGATAGACCACATCTTGTTGGAAAACCTTGGTACTATGGCAGCATTTCCCGTTCGCAGTGTGACACACTATTGAATCAACATGGTCATGATGGTGACTTTTTAATCAGAGATAGTGAAACTAAT GTGGGAGATTATTCAGTGTCATTGAAAGCTCCAGGACGTAACAAACACTTTAGGGTACATGTGGAAGGAGCGTTATATTGTATTGGTCAAAGGAAATTCCATACATTAGACCAATTGGTAGATCATTATCAACGAGCGCCTATTTATACTAACAAGCAGGGTGAGAAATTATATTTGGTGCGCCCATTACCAAAAAGCAACCCCAGTAGCAATGGTTGCTAG
- the LOC143425814 gene encoding uncharacterized protein LOC143425814, translating to MGSLSDSFKEDLNSATSTDSLQLMSDEFHIGHLSTPDVSNIELSKRVALLELDNERLRMDLDNMRIELNARIAANEGLKGKIAELYVEMQLVLQEKQKLQNNLTDVNNRLDASEASAKWYQSQVHGLQASKKTLQLEIDTYQGILHKRQQTIANINVKYKQLNTDYTELLQKHQKEKQHLECEVQTLKTQKQPNSILETLDTSTSSSPDVYSTKLELTEDELRGTKAELKSLEKRLLSNEVSKALMENALAKQHILITTMEESIQKCEAERNQATDAARKTQLEIQKLKSENETLQTTLFSSKQEQSQIENAIFQLRLQLTKMIAQYKLLKSKNVEAEEKLNSMQDVISENKHLKTLLRDTNTTLIRKLRQEKRKVKSLESKLHNTQLKGHLNNMKSKVEVSLQECLKQVLMRNKDLKEQLKALTKNSDENIDEGYGDNSIISSVSLDIPSPRLINPVLLDTASNVLLQSKDFCKPLQTELEHLKFKLNKLKEQWTV from the exons atgGGCAGTTTATCTGATTCATTTAAAGAGGATTTAAACTCTGCTACATCTACAGATTCCCTTCAATTAATGAGTGACGAGTTTCATATTGGGCACTTATCAACGCCTGATGTTTCAAATATAGAATTATCAAAACGTGTTGCGTTATTAGAATTAGACAATGAGCGACTCAGAATGGATTTGGACAATATGCGTATTGAGCTTAATGCCAGAATTGCAGCTAACGAAGGTCTTAAAGGGAAGATAGCAGAGTTGTATGTGGAAATGCAATTGGTACTtcaagagaaacaaaaattacaaaacaatttAACGGATGTAAATAATCGGCTGGATGCTTCTGAAGCATCTGCAAAGTGGTATCAATCTCAAGTGCATGGATTACAGGCCAGCAAGAAAACTTTACAATTGGAAATTGATACTTATCAAGGAATTTTGCACAAGAGGCAACAAACGATAGCAAATATAAATGTAAAGTATAAGCAATTGAACACGGATTATACAGAACTTCTTCAAAAACATCAGAAAGAAAAGCAACATTTGGAATGCGAGGTACAAACTTTAAAAACGCAAAAGCAACCAAACAGTATTTTGGAAACGTTAGATACCAGTACATCTAGTTCCCCAGATGTTTATTCTACAAAATTAGAATTAACAGAAGATGAGTTGCGCGGTACGAAGGCAGAGCTAAAATCATTAGAGAAACGTCTCTTAAGTAACGAAGTTTCCAAGGCATTGATGGAAAATGCTTTGGCTAAGCAGCACATATTAATCACAACTATGGAGGAAAGTATACAGAAATGTGAAGCTGAAAGAAATCAAGCCACAGATGCTGCACGTAAAACACAGCTTGAGATACAAAAACTGAAATCTgaaaatgaaacattgcagaCCACTCTGTTTTCTTCCAAACAGGAACAAAGTCAGATAGAAAATGCAATCTTTCAACTACGTTTGCAGTTAACAAAAATGATTGCTCAGTATAAGCTTCTAAAATCaaaaaatgtagaagcagaagaAAAATTGAATTCAATGCAAGATGTGATAAGTGAAAATAAGCACTTAAAAACGTTATTACGTGATACTAACACTACTTTAATTAGGAAACTTCGGCAAGAAAAGCGAAAAGTTAAAAGTTTAGAAAGTAAACTACATAACACCCAATTGAAGGGCCATTTAAACAATATg AAAAGTAAAGTGGAGGTTTCTTTACAAGAGTGTTTAAAACAGGTTTTAATGAGAAATAAG GATTTAAAAGAACAATTGAAGGCACTAACAAAAAATTCAGATGAAAATATTGACGAAGGATATGGTGATAATAGCATCATTAGTTCTGTTTCTTTAGACATTCCATCACCTAGATTAATTAATCCAGTATTATTAGATACAGCTTCTAACGTTTTATTGCAAAGTAAAGACTTTTGTAAGCCACTACAAACGGAACTTGAACATTTGAAATTTAAACTGAACAAATTAAAGGAACAGTGGACTGTATAG
- the Drongo gene encoding arf GTPase activating protein drongo isoform X1: MMASAKRKQDEKNLKILRELVSQPGNKECFDCHQRGPTYVNMTIGSFVCTSCSGMLRGLTPPHRVKSISMATFTQEEIDFIKERGNEYCRRIWLGLMNPNSSQTLDTKDEQKMKDLMSAKYELKRYYLDPSMANQNSNKKSQSSNQTNIPRVPHSGTSTLSSISAPKTNNVESVNFNNFSTDFVADFSKVPDPFITTTVPTNKLSQPIVPQPFFANFDNNPVFNSPKNTNVESLSPFSQTTGNSTNAMHANGTHVPPSEDRYAALKDLDSLMKQIQVKDDTTTTLNTSTWNANNASNSLWSTGNQTTNVISNPFTAGDLWQPSANVVNNNTQSIDTSLYNPVNPFKPVQFPVSNDPQWVGIGSSSNRDVIQFSQLMTNKVWQPTLPAYHANPFMLLSGRFWCEQHDKKFEQSFLMIK, translated from the exons ATGATGGCGTCTGCAAAAAGAAAGCAAGATGAGaagaatttaaaaatattacgCGAGCTGGTCTCACAACCTGGTAATAAAGAATGTTTCGATTGCCATCAACGAGGCCCAACTTACGTCAACATGACAATCGGTTCGTTCGTCTGTACCTCTTGTTCTGGTATGCT GCGGGGCTTGACACCACCGCATAGAGTAAAATCTATTTCTATGGCAACGTTTACGCAGGAGGAAATAGATTTTATAAAGGAACGTGGTAACGAGTACTGCAGAAGGATATGGTTAGGCTTGATGAACCCAAATTCATCTCAGACTCTAGATACAAAAGATGAACAAAAAATGAAAGATCTAATGAGTGCAAAATATGAGCTCAAGAGATATTATTTGGATCCGTCCATGGCAAATCAAAACTCGAATAAAAAATCACAATCATCTAATCAAACAAACATTCCAAGAGTTCCGCATTCAGGAACGTCAACGTTATCTTCTATATCTGCTCCGAAAACGAACAATGTTGAGTCggttaattttaataatttttcgaCAGATTTTGTAGCTGATTTCAGCAAAGTTCCTGATCCATTTATTACTACTACGGTGCCTACAAATAAACTCAGTCAACCAATTGTACCTCAGCCATTCTTTGCCAATTTTGATAACAATCCTGTATTCAATAGTCCAAAAAATACAA acGTTGAATCATTAAGTCCATTTAGTCAGACTACAGGAAATTCTACCAATGCAATGCATGCAAATGGAACACATGTACCTCCATCTGAAGATCGTTATGCGGCACTGAAAGACTTAGACTCCCTAATGAAACAAATACAAGTAAAAGATGATACTACGACAACATTAAATACATCTACATGGAATGCTAATAATG CatcaaattcattgtggagcacaGGAAATCAAACTACGAATGTAATTTCAAATCCATTTACAGCTGGTGATTTATGGCAACCATCAGCTAATGTAGTTAATAATAATACGCAATCAATTGATACCTCTTTATACAATCCGGTTAATCCTTTTAAACCTGTACAGTTTCCTGTGAGTAATG ATCCACAATGGGTAGGTATTGGATCATCTAGTAACAGAGATGTAATTCAGTTTAGTCAATTAATGACAAATAAAGTGTGGCAACCAACTCTTCCAGCATATCATGCAAACCCATTCATG CTTCTTTCAGGTCGGTTCTGGTGTGAGCAACATGACAAGAAATTCGAACAATCCTTTCTTATGATTAAGTAA
- the LOC143425815 gene encoding E3 ubiquitin-protein ligase RNF25, whose product MSDTVIDERVTDEIEALKAILLDDELNIKENDRGEPECIETVLFPSTGEDSQSQYVCVTLIVQLPMGYPDVSPTISLRNPRGLDEDTVRLMQSDAEAKCKDFIGQPVMFELIELIREHLTRSNLPTDQCAICLYGFREGDEFTKTECYHYFHSHCLATHVAAAERYYREEQEKLPQWQQDTTNKFQAICPVCRESINCDVESLWSAPPPIDVEAATDFSVTAELRELQKQMAALFLRQQQRGGIIDLEAEGVKTLVRTEDEAGATTEGFNPPGTSLNAYANQNMQSVNQMQIPQSKQSSHQTQNHAHYQSRHHNYHGHNNHGHRNRGRGRAHYRRQFDRVRQTESTPR is encoded by the exons ATGTCAGATACAGTAATAGATGAAAG AGTAACCGATGAAATTGAAGCACTCAAAGCAATTTTACTTGACGATGAGTTAAATATTAAAGAAAATGATAG GGGTGAACCAGAATGTATTGAAACTGTATTATTTCCTTCAACTGGTGAAGATTCACAATCCCAGTATGTTTGTGTGACATTAATAGTTCAGTTACCTATGGGATATCCTGATGTATCACCTACTATTAGTCTCAGAAATCCTAGAGGTTTAGATGAAGATACAGTGAGGCTTATGCAATCAGATGCGGAAGCAAAATGTAAAGATTTTATAGGCCAACCAGTTATGTTTGAACTTattgag TTAATAAGGGAGCACCTTACAAGAAGTAATCTTCCAACAGATCAGTGTGCCATATGCTTATATGGTTTTCGAGAAGGAGATGAATTTACAAAAACAGAATGTTATCATTATTTCCATTCACACTGTTTAGCAACACATGTAGCTGCTGCAGAACGATATTATAGAGAAGAACAAGAAAAATTGCCACAATGGCAACAAGATACCACTAATAAATTTCAG GCTATATGCCCTGTTTGTCGAGAATCCATTAACTGTGATGTAGAGAGTTTATGGTCTGCTCCACCTCCAATTGATGTTGAAGCTGCTACAGATTTCTCAGTAACTGCGGAATTAAGAGAATTGCAAAAACAAATGGCAGCATTGTTTTTAAGACAACAACAAAGAGGTGGTATAATTGATCTAGAAGCTGAAGGAGTAAAAACATTAGTTAGAACAGAAGATGAGGCTGGTGCTACAACTGAAGGATTCAATCCACCAGGAACCAGTTTAAATGCATATGCAAATCAAAATATGCAGTCTGTTAATCAAATg CAAATACCACAATCAAAACAATCTTCGCACCAAACACAGAACCATGCTCACTATCAGTCAAGACATCATAATTACCATGGACATAATAATCATGGTCATCGTAACAGAGGTCGTGGACGAGCTCACTATCGTCGCCAGTTTGACAGAGTTAGGCAGACAGAATCTACTCCCAGATGA
- the Dock gene encoding SH2/SH3 adaptor protein dock isoform X2 gives MSSLKIGKTSQDDVCYVVAKYDYGAQGAQELDLRKNERYLLLDDSKHWWRVQSARGQAGYVPSNYVKKEKPSLFDSIKKKVKKGSGSKTLPSSNSPSRAVESPIMARRLPADPSEAIGTAVVKYNYQAQQADELSLVKGTRILILEKSNDGWWRGQSGTQAGWFPSNYTQEEGDADDTLHTYAMAENVLDIVVALYSFSSNNDQELSFEKGDRLEILDRPPADPEWYKARNSQGQIGLVPRNYLQELSEYLTQPYRERGMTSSEISTGDSLERRPDPGDRPHLVGKPWYYGSISRSQCDTLLNQHGHDGDFLIRDSETNVGDYSVSLKAPGRNKHFRVHVEGALYCIGQRKFHTLDQLVDHYQRAPIYTNKQGEKLYLVRPLPKSNPSSNGC, from the exons atgTCAAGTTTAAAAATCG GCAAGACAAGTCAAGACGACGTATGTTATGTTGTCGCCAAATACGACTACGGAGCACAAGGTGCTCAGGAGTTAGATTTACGTAAAAATGAACGTTACTTGCTTCTTGATGATTCTAAACACTGGTGGAGAGTACAAAGTGCGAGAGGCCAAGCTGGCTATGTGCCAAGTAACTATGTCAAGAAAGAAAAACCATCCCTTTTTGATAGTATTAAAAAGAAAGTCAAAAAGGGATCTGGTTCAAAAACTCTGCCATCTAGTAATTCACCATCTAGAGCTGTGGAATCTCCTATTATGGCTAGGCGTTTGCCTGCCGATCCGAGCGAGGCAATAGGCACCGCAGTTGTCAAATATAATTATCAAGCACAACAAGCAGATGAATTATCACTCGTCAAAGGCACTAGAATCTTAATATTAGAAAAGAGCAATGATGGTTGGTGGAGAGGTCAAAGTGGTACGCAAGCAGGCTGGTTTCCATCAAATTATACTCAAGAAGAAGGGGATGCAGATGATACCCTTCATACGTATGCAATGGCAGAAAATGTTCTCGATATTGTTGTGGCACTTTACTCATTTTCTTCCAACAATGATCAAGAACTATCCTTTGAGAAAGGTGATCGTTTAGAAATCCTTGACCGTCCACCGGCAGATCCTGAATGGTATAAAGCAAGAAACAGTCAAGGGCAAATAGGTTTAGTGCCTCGTAATTACCTTCAAGAACTCAGCGAATATTTAACACAACCATATCGTGAAAGAGGAATGACAAGTAGTGAGATTAGTACAGGAGATTCCCTTGAGAGAAGGCCAGACCCTGGTGATAGACCACATCTTGTTGGAAAACCTTGGTACTATGGCAGCATTTCCCGTTCGCAGTGTGACACACTATTGAATCAACATGGTCATGATGGTGACTTTTTAATCAGAGATAGTGAAACTAAT GTGGGAGATTATTCAGTGTCATTGAAAGCTCCAGGACGTAACAAACACTTTAGGGTACATGTGGAAGGAGCGTTATATTGTATTGGTCAAAGGAAATTCCATACATTAGACCAATTGGTAGATCATTATCAACGAGCGCCTATTTATACTAACAAGCAGGGTGAGAAATTATATTTGGTGCGCCCATTACCAAAAAGCAACCCCAGTAGCAATGGTTGCTAG
- the Drongo gene encoding arf GTPase activating protein drongo isoform X2: MMASAKRKQDEKNLKILRELVSQPGNKECFDCHQRGPTYVNMTIGSFVCTSCSGMLRGLTPPHRVKSISMATFTQEEIDFIKERGNEYCRRIWLGLMNPNSSQTLDTKDEQKMKDLMSAKYELKRYYLDPSMANQNSNKKSQSSNQTNIPRVPHSGTSTLSSISAPKTNNVESVNFNNFSTDFVADFSKVPDPFITTTVPTNKLSQPIVPQPFFANFDNNPVFNSPKNTNVESLSPFSQTTGNSTNAMHANGTHVPPSEDRYAALKDLDSLMKQIQVKDDTTTTLNTSTWNANNASNSLWSTGNQTTNVISNPFTAGDLWQPSANVVNNNTQSIDTSLYNPVNPFKPVQFPVSNDPQWVGIGSSSNRDVIQFSQLMTNKVWQPTLPAYHANPFMVGSGVSNMTRNSNNPFL, translated from the exons ATGATGGCGTCTGCAAAAAGAAAGCAAGATGAGaagaatttaaaaatattacgCGAGCTGGTCTCACAACCTGGTAATAAAGAATGTTTCGATTGCCATCAACGAGGCCCAACTTACGTCAACATGACAATCGGTTCGTTCGTCTGTACCTCTTGTTCTGGTATGCT GCGGGGCTTGACACCACCGCATAGAGTAAAATCTATTTCTATGGCAACGTTTACGCAGGAGGAAATAGATTTTATAAAGGAACGTGGTAACGAGTACTGCAGAAGGATATGGTTAGGCTTGATGAACCCAAATTCATCTCAGACTCTAGATACAAAAGATGAACAAAAAATGAAAGATCTAATGAGTGCAAAATATGAGCTCAAGAGATATTATTTGGATCCGTCCATGGCAAATCAAAACTCGAATAAAAAATCACAATCATCTAATCAAACAAACATTCCAAGAGTTCCGCATTCAGGAACGTCAACGTTATCTTCTATATCTGCTCCGAAAACGAACAATGTTGAGTCggttaattttaataatttttcgaCAGATTTTGTAGCTGATTTCAGCAAAGTTCCTGATCCATTTATTACTACTACGGTGCCTACAAATAAACTCAGTCAACCAATTGTACCTCAGCCATTCTTTGCCAATTTTGATAACAATCCTGTATTCAATAGTCCAAAAAATACAA acGTTGAATCATTAAGTCCATTTAGTCAGACTACAGGAAATTCTACCAATGCAATGCATGCAAATGGAACACATGTACCTCCATCTGAAGATCGTTATGCGGCACTGAAAGACTTAGACTCCCTAATGAAACAAATACAAGTAAAAGATGATACTACGACAACATTAAATACATCTACATGGAATGCTAATAATG CatcaaattcattgtggagcacaGGAAATCAAACTACGAATGTAATTTCAAATCCATTTACAGCTGGTGATTTATGGCAACCATCAGCTAATGTAGTTAATAATAATACGCAATCAATTGATACCTCTTTATACAATCCGGTTAATCCTTTTAAACCTGTACAGTTTCCTGTGAGTAATG ATCCACAATGGGTAGGTATTGGATCATCTAGTAACAGAGATGTAATTCAGTTTAGTCAATTAATGACAAATAAAGTGTGGCAACCAACTCTTCCAGCATATCATGCAAACCCATTCATG GTCGGTTCTGGTGTGAGCAACATGACAAGAAATTCGAACAATCCTTTCTTATGA